The DNA sequence CAGCAGGGCGAGGACGGAGATCTTCGGCCCGCCGGCCGCGTTCATCGCCGCCCGGGTCCGCATCAGTTCGGTCGCGTCGGCGTCCACCCAGCAGGTCGCGTCCGGTATCTCGGTGCGGCTGCGGGAGAGCTTGTCGGCGACGGCACCACGGATGCCCTTGAGGGGGACCCGGGTGACGGACGGGCCGCCCGCGGTCACGGCAGTCGTCGCCGGCGCCTCCGTCCGGGCCGCGTGCGTCAGCGGTTCCCCGGCCGTGACGCCACCCGCCACACCGCCCGCCACGCCGCCCGTTCGGCCTTGAGCGGCGGCGGCGCGCAGCGCGTACTCCACGTCCGCCCGGAGGATCAGCCCGTCGGGCCCGGACCCGGTCATCTCCCGCAGGTCCAGCCCGTTCTGCTGGGCCAGCCTGCGCACCAGCGGGGAGATCACGGGGACGGGGCCGTCCACGGGCCCGGGGGTGCGGGACGATGCGCCCGTGCTCCCGGGCGCCTTCGCGGTGTCCGCCGCGCCGTTCGCCTGCGGCGTCCCGGCCGCCTCAGCGGAACCACGTGTGTCAGCGGTCCCGGTTGGCTCAACCGTCTCCCGCGTGTCCGCGGTCGTCCTGAGCTGCCCGTTCGCCGACGGTGCGGCGGGAGCGGGCTGGGCCGGACGGATCCGGCGGCGGCGGGCCGGTGCCTGCGAGGTGCCGTAGCCCACCAGGACGTTGCCGGAGCCCTCGGCCGCCGGGTCCTGACCGCGCGTGCCCTCGGCGTCCGTGGCGCCCGCGCCCCCGGCCGGGCCGTCCCCGGTCGGCTCCCCCACCGCCACGGTCAGCAGCGGCGCGCCCACGGGCAGCTCGGTGCCCTCCGCGCCGAAGCGGGCCGTGACGACACCGCCGTAGGGGCAGGGCACCTCCACCATCGCCTTGGCCGTCTCCACCTCGACGACCGGCTGGTCCACGGCGACAACGTCGCCGACCTCGACCAGCCAGCGCACGATCTCCGCCTCGGTGAGCCCCTCACCGAGGTCGGGCAGCTTGAACTCCAGCACCTGTGCCATCAGCTCTCGGCCTCCCATTGCAGACGCCCCACGGCGTCCAGGATCCGGTCCACACCGGGCAGGTGGTGGCGCTCCAGCATCGGCGGCGGATACGGCAGGTCGAACCCGGCCACACGCAGCACCGGCGCCTCCAGGTGGTGGAAGCAGCGCTCCGTGACCCGGGCCGCGATCTCCCCGCCCGGGCCGCCGAAGCCACCCGACTCGTGGACCACGACCGCGCGCCCCGTCCGCCGTACCGAGGCGCACACCGTCTCGTCGTCGAACGGCACCAGCGAGCGCAGATCGACCACTTCGAGGTCCCAGCCCTCGGCCCGGGCCGCCTCGGCCGCCTCCATGCAGACGGGTACGGACGGCCCGTACGTGATGAGCGTGGCGCTCCTCCCTGAACGCCTCACCACCGCACGGCCTATCGGTTCAACGGACGTGGGCTCCTCCGGGTTCCAGGAGTCCTTCGACCAGTACAGCCGCTTGGGCTCCAGGAAGACGACCGGGTCGTCCGAGGCGATGGCGGCGCGCAGCAGCCCGTAGGCGTCCGCGACGGTGGCGGGCGTGACGACGTGGAGGCCCGGGGTCGCCATGTAGTACGCCTCGGAGGAGTCGCTGTGGTGCTCGACTCCGCCGATGCCGCCGCCGTAGGGGATGCGGACGGTGAGCGGCAGGGGCATCCTGCCGCGCGTGCGGTTGCGCATCTTGGCGACGTGCGAGACGAGCTGCTCGAACGCCGGGTAGGCGAACGCGTCGAACTGCATCTCCACGACGGGACGCAGCCCGTACATGGCCATGCCGACCGCCGTGCCAAGGATGCCGGCCTCGGCCAGCGGCGTGTCCGTGCAGCGGTCCTCGCCGAACTCCTTGGCGAGTCCGTCGGTGACCCGGAAGACGCCGCCGAGGGTGCCGACGTCCTCGCCCATCACGTGCACCGACGGGTCGGCGGCCATGGCGTCGCGCAGGGCACGCGTGAGGGCCTGCGCCATGGTGGCCGGCTTGACGGCGACGGTGGTCATCACTGCGCCCCTTCCGGCTCGGCCTCGGCCGCCAGCTCGGCCCGCAGCTGCTCGCGCTGCTCCAGCAGCTGGGGGGTGGGCTCGGCGTAGACGTGGGCGAAGAGGTCCATGGGGTCGAGCTCGGGGTCCCGGTTCATGTGGGCGCGCAAGGCGGCGGCCATGGTCTCGGCGTCCTGGCGGACGCTGTCCGCCGCGGCTTCGTCGAGCAGGCCGCGCGCGGTCAGCTCCTGCTCCAGCAGCGCGATCGGGTCGTGCCGCTTCCAGGTCTCCACCTCGGCGTCGCCGCGGTAGCGGGTCGCGTCGTCGGCGTTGGTGTGGGCCTCCACGCGGTACGTGATCGCCTCGACCAGGGTCGGGCCGCCGCCCGCCCGCGCGCGGCGCACGGCGTCGGCCAGGACCTCGTGCACGGCGGCGGCGTCGTTGCCGTCGACGAGGCGGCCGGGCATGCCGTAGCCGACGGCCTTGTGGGCCAGCGACGGTGCCGCGGTCTGCTTGGCGAGCGGTACGGAGATCGCGAAGCCGTTGTTCTGGACGAAGAAGACCACCGGGGCCTGCCAGACGGCGGCGAAGTTCAGCGCCTCGTGGAAGTCGCCCTCGCTGGTGCCGCCGTCGCCGACCATGGCGAGGGCGACCACGTCGTCGCCCTTGAGGCGGGCGGCGTGGGCGAGTCCGACGGCGTGCGGCAGCTGGGTGGCGAGCGGGGTGCTCAGGGGAGCCACCCGGTGCTGCTGGGGGTCGTAGCCGGTGTGCCAGTCGCCGCGCAGCAGGGTGAGGGCCTCGACGGGGTCCACACCGCGTGCGACGACCGCGAGCGTGTCGCGGTAGCTCGGGAAGAGCCAGTCGCGCTCCTCGAGCACGAGGGCGGCGGCGACCTCACAGGCCTCCTGGCCGGTGCTGGAGGGGTAGACCGCGAGACGGCCCTGCTTGGTGAGGGCGGTGGCCTGCGCGTTGTAGCGGCGGCCCTTCACCAGCTCGGCGTACAGCCGGCGCAGCAGCTCCGGGTCGGCACCGGCGGCCGCCTCGGTGCCGAGCACGCGGTACGGCTCCGCGTCGGGCAGCAGCGGCGCGGGGTCGGTACGGGGCTGCCAGGCGGGCGGCGGGGTCGGCCGGTAGGCCCCCCGCTGCTCCATGACCGTCATGACGGCACCTCCTCGTGGGACGTGTGACGGAGGCGCGGCGTCTGTGACGCGCCTCACCAACCGATTGTTCGGTCGTCGGCACATTTTGGCTACGGGTGGCGCCAGGCTGTGGACAAACGGTTCTCCACAGCCTGAGATGGATGCAGGACGTCCATGGCGGAGAGGCGGGGGCGGGTGGCATTTGAACAAATGGCCGAGGGCCCGGAGGGGATCGGACCGCTTCCGCCCGCGCGGCCCCTCGACGCCATCGACCAGGACATCCTGCGGATGCTCCAGGCGGACGGCCGCGCGTCCATACGCTCCGTCGCCGAACGGGTGCACGTCTCCCGCGCGAACGCCTACGCACGGATCAACCGGCTGGTCGAGGACGGCGTCATCCGCGGTTTCGGTGCCCGCGTCAACCATGAACGGGCGGGTCACGGGACGTCCGCGTACATCACCCTGCAGATCGTCCAGAACTCCTGGCGCACGGTCCGCGAGCAGCTCAGACAGCTCCCCGGCGCCTCGCACATCGCCCTGGTCGGCGGCGATTTCGACGTCCTGCTGCTGGTGCACACGCCCGACAACCGGGCGCTGCGCGAGCTGGTGCTCACCCGGCTCCAGGCGATCCCCGAGGTGCTCGGCACGCGCACCCTGCTGGTGTTCGAGGAGGAGGACCTGGAGCCGCAGAGCTGAGCCACCCGGGGGCCGCGCCGGGGGCCTCAGACCGCCTTGCGCAGCCCTCCGAAGGCCAGCTGGGCCACCGCGTCGGCCACCTCGCGCTCGTTCATGCCGCGCCCGTCCGGCCGGTACCACTCGACGATCGAATTGATCATCCCGAAGACCAGCCGGGTCACCAGGCGCACCTCTATGTCCTCGCGCACGTCCCCGTCGGCCGCCGCGGCCTTCAGCAGC is a window from the Streptomyces capillispiralis genome containing:
- a CDS encoding dihydrolipoamide acetyltransferase family protein, with protein sequence MAQVLEFKLPDLGEGLTEAEIVRWLVEVGDVVAVDQPVVEVETAKAMVEVPCPYGGVVTARFGAEGTELPVGAPLLTVAVGEPTGDGPAGGAGATDAEGTRGQDPAAEGSGNVLVGYGTSQAPARRRRIRPAQPAPAAPSANGQLRTTADTRETVEPTGTADTRGSAEAAGTPQANGAADTAKAPGSTGASSRTPGPVDGPVPVISPLVRRLAQQNGLDLREMTGSGPDGLILRADVEYALRAAAAQGRTGGVAGGVAGGVTAGEPLTHAARTEAPATTAVTAGGPSVTRVPLKGIRGAVADKLSRSRTEIPDATCWVDADATELMRTRAAMNAAGGPKISVLALLARICTAALARFPELNSSVDTAAREVVQYADVHLGFAAQTERGLVVPVVRDAHTRDAESLTAEFARLTEAARTGTLTPAELTGGTFTLNNYGVFGVDGSTPIINHPEAAMLGVGRIVPKPWVHEGELAVRQVVQLSLTFDHRVCDGGTAGGFLRYVADCVEQPAVLLRTL
- a CDS encoding alpha-ketoacid dehydrogenase subunit beta, with translation MTTVAVKPATMAQALTRALRDAMAADPSVHVMGEDVGTLGGVFRVTDGLAKEFGEDRCTDTPLAEAGILGTAVGMAMYGLRPVVEMQFDAFAYPAFEQLVSHVAKMRNRTRGRMPLPLTVRIPYGGGIGGVEHHSDSSEAYYMATPGLHVVTPATVADAYGLLRAAIASDDPVVFLEPKRLYWSKDSWNPEEPTSVEPIGRAVVRRSGRSATLITYGPSVPVCMEAAEAARAEGWDLEVVDLRSLVPFDDETVCASVRRTGRAVVVHESGGFGGPGGEIAARVTERCFHHLEAPVLRVAGFDLPYPPPMLERHHLPGVDRILDAVGRLQWEAES
- the pdhA gene encoding pyruvate dehydrogenase (acetyl-transferring) E1 component subunit alpha — protein: MTVMEQRGAYRPTPPPAWQPRTDPAPLLPDAEPYRVLGTEAAAGADPELLRRLYAELVKGRRYNAQATALTKQGRLAVYPSSTGQEACEVAAALVLEERDWLFPSYRDTLAVVARGVDPVEALTLLRGDWHTGYDPQQHRVAPLSTPLATQLPHAVGLAHAARLKGDDVVALAMVGDGGTSEGDFHEALNFAAVWQAPVVFFVQNNGFAISVPLAKQTAAPSLAHKAVGYGMPGRLVDGNDAAAVHEVLADAVRRARAGGGPTLVEAITYRVEAHTNADDATRYRGDAEVETWKRHDPIALLEQELTARGLLDEAAADSVRQDAETMAAALRAHMNRDPELDPMDLFAHVYAEPTPQLLEQREQLRAELAAEAEPEGAQ
- a CDS encoding Lrp/AsnC family transcriptional regulator; the encoded protein is MAEGPEGIGPLPPARPLDAIDQDILRMLQADGRASIRSVAERVHVSRANAYARINRLVEDGVIRGFGARVNHERAGHGTSAYITLQIVQNSWRTVREQLRQLPGASHIALVGGDFDVLLLVHTPDNRALRELVLTRLQAIPEVLGTRTLLVFEEEDLEPQS